The following proteins come from a genomic window of Paenibacillus sp. CAA11:
- a CDS encoding hemolysin family protein codes for MSDPLPSLLQIGLILLLVLLNGFFVSAEYAMVKIRGGRMETLVEEGRKNALVARRIINHVDGYMSACQLGITLASLGLGWLGQPVVANLLQPLFDWMGWHQGLVYGVSLAIAFLFIAVLHIVLGELAPKTIAVRKAEQVTLLSAKPMTFFYTLMYPLIWVINGLANALLAMLHIRPATEQDYAHTEEEIRILMKESSESGLIDSAEMKLMDNIFEFADTTAREIMIPRTEMICLYMNNTVQENIDIALEGMRTRYPLADNDKDHIIGFIHIKDMIRSESIDLRSLLRPIMAVPESISISDLMKRMQRNKTQIAILIDEYGGTSGLVTLEDIMEQIVGEIQDEFDEERPGIEQTGENSFSIDGLMLIETINDRFGMEMDSEDYDTIGGWVYSHIEVLPPRVGQTVNFEGYTFIIEETDNKRISRIKLLKQPETFLQVEEAGA; via the coding sequence ATGGTTTTTTTGTATCGGCGGAATACGCCATGGTCAAGATTAGAGGCGGCCGAATGGAGACATTGGTCGAAGAAGGCCGTAAGAACGCTCTGGTAGCTAGACGAATTATTAACCATGTAGACGGATATATGTCTGCGTGCCAATTAGGCATAACACTAGCTTCCCTGGGACTGGGGTGGCTGGGGCAGCCGGTTGTGGCAAACTTGTTGCAGCCGCTGTTTGACTGGATGGGATGGCATCAAGGCTTAGTCTACGGCGTGTCCCTCGCTATAGCTTTTCTCTTCATAGCTGTCCTGCATATTGTACTGGGCGAACTTGCGCCCAAGACGATCGCGGTACGTAAGGCGGAGCAAGTCACCTTGCTGTCTGCGAAACCGATGACCTTTTTCTATACCTTAATGTACCCCTTGATATGGGTAATTAATGGGCTTGCGAACGCTTTGTTGGCTATGCTGCATATCCGTCCAGCAACGGAGCAGGATTATGCGCACACAGAAGAAGAAATCCGAATTCTGATGAAAGAAAGCAGCGAGAGCGGCCTAATTGACAGCGCAGAAATGAAGCTGATGGATAATATCTTTGAATTCGCGGATACAACAGCGAGGGAGATCATGATTCCCCGTACGGAAATGATCTGCTTGTACATGAACAATACGGTTCAGGAGAATATTGATATTGCTCTTGAGGGTATGCGAACACGCTATCCGCTTGCAGATAATGATAAGGACCATATCATTGGCTTTATCCATATCAAAGATATGATTCGATCCGAAAGCATTGATCTTCGCAGTCTGCTGCGTCCTATTATGGCCGTGCCAGAGTCAATCTCTATCAGTGATTTGATGAAGCGAATGCAGCGGAACAAGACGCAGATTGCCATCTTGATTGATGAATATGGCGGCACTTCAGGTCTTGTGACCTTGGAAGACATCATGGAGCAGATTGTAGGGGAAATCCAGGATGAATTCGACGAGGAGCGGCCTGGTATCGAGCAGACGGGAGAGAATTCTTTCTCAATTGATGGGTTGATGCTGATCGAGACCATTAATGACCGGTTCGGCATGGAAATGGATTCAGAAGATTATGATACGATTGGCGGCTGGGTTTATTCGCACATCGAGGTACTTCCTCCTCGGGTTGGGCAGACTGTGAATTTTGAAGGTTATACCTTTATTATCGAGGAGACTGACAACAAGAGAATATCGCGCATCAAGCTGCTGAAGCAGCCGGAGACCTTCCTCCAGGTTGAAGAAGCAGGCGCTTAA